From Rhodoferax sp. AJA081-3, the proteins below share one genomic window:
- a CDS encoding Tim44 domain-containing protein, translated as MKIWTVILVATLALASINAEAARRLGGGKSVGQQSSNVTQRDATPAAPAAPSQGVNNTAAAKPAAATPPAPAKRPWGAMLGGLAAGLGLAWLASSLGLGEGMGQVLMFALLAMVVVMGIGWFMRRKAAAAAPQASPFAFQGAGNTGAPPVTQSKPYSPDHVGNDASARPWERSSMAFEASNPTGGSMIGSALMGSQNWGIPAGFDSEGFLAAAKTNFVTLQVAWDKSDIPALRAMMTDTMLREIQAQLAEREAQPGSSPNRTDVVMLEARLLGIEETADEYLASVEFSGMIREEPSAGPSPFREVWNMSKPVSGNRGWLVAGVQALQ; from the coding sequence ATGAAAATTTGGACAGTTATTTTGGTCGCCACGTTGGCGCTTGCCAGCATCAATGCGGAGGCGGCGCGTCGACTGGGTGGCGGCAAGTCGGTGGGCCAACAATCGTCCAACGTGACCCAACGCGATGCGACACCGGCTGCACCGGCAGCGCCCAGCCAGGGTGTGAACAATACCGCGGCGGCAAAACCCGCCGCCGCCACACCGCCTGCACCGGCTAAACGCCCCTGGGGTGCCATGCTGGGCGGTCTGGCCGCCGGCTTGGGTTTGGCGTGGCTTGCAAGTTCCCTCGGCCTCGGTGAAGGAATGGGCCAGGTCCTGATGTTTGCGCTGCTGGCAATGGTCGTCGTTATGGGCATCGGCTGGTTTATGCGGCGCAAAGCCGCGGCTGCAGCCCCACAGGCGAGCCCTTTTGCCTTCCAGGGTGCCGGCAATACCGGAGCCCCCCCGGTAACCCAGTCCAAGCCCTACAGCCCGGACCACGTTGGTAACGACGCATCCGCACGTCCCTGGGAGCGTAGCAGCATGGCGTTTGAAGCGTCCAATCCCACCGGGGGTTCCATGATTGGCTCCGCACTGATGGGCTCACAGAACTGGGGCATTCCGGCAGGGTTCGATTCCGAAGGATTTTTGGCTGCGGCCAAAACCAACTTTGTGACCTTGCAGGTTGCCTGGGACAAATCTGACATCCCGGCCTTGCGCGCCATGATGACGGACACCATGCTGCGTGAAATCCAGGCCCAGTTGGCCGAGCGCGAGGCGCAGCCCGGATCCAGCCCCAACCGAACCGACGTGGTGATGTTGGAAGCCCGTTTGTTGGGTATTGAAGAAACAGCAGATGAGTATTTGGCCAGTGTGGAGTTCTCCGGCATGATTCGCGAAGAGCCATCGGCCGGCCCCAGCCCGTTCCGTGAGGTCTGGAACATGAGCAAGCCCGTCAGCGGTAACCGCGGCTGGTTGGTGGCAGGCGTACAAGCCCTGCAGTAG
- the ubiE gene encoding bifunctional demethylmenaquinone methyltransferase/2-methoxy-6-polyprenyl-1,4-benzoquinol methylase UbiE, producing the protein MTTTHFGFKSVDEAEKARHVRGVFDSVAPKYDVMNDLMSMGLHRAWKAYTVMVANLQEGDKVLDIAGGTGDLALAFSKKVGNSGQVVHTDINEAMLSTGRNRLIDEGVALPTLVCDAEKLPFADNYFNLVSVAFGLRNMTHKGVALAEMQRVLKPGGKLLVLEFSKVAAPLEKIYDWYSFKVLPKLGKLVAGDDSSYQYLAESIRMHPGQAELKTMMHKGGFGHVDYHNLTGGVVALHVGIKC; encoded by the coding sequence ATGACCACTACACATTTCGGCTTCAAGTCGGTAGACGAAGCAGAAAAAGCACGCCATGTGCGTGGCGTTTTCGACTCGGTTGCGCCCAAATACGATGTGATGAATGACCTCATGTCCATGGGTTTGCACCGCGCGTGGAAGGCTTACACCGTAATGGTTGCCAATTTGCAAGAGGGTGACAAGGTACTGGACATCGCTGGCGGTACGGGCGACCTGGCTCTGGCTTTTTCCAAGAAGGTTGGCAACTCGGGGCAGGTGGTGCACACGGACATCAACGAAGCCATGCTCAGCACCGGGCGCAACCGCCTGATCGACGAAGGGGTGGCGCTGCCCACGCTTGTATGTGACGCCGAGAAACTGCCATTCGCCGACAATTACTTCAACCTGGTCAGCGTAGCCTTTGGCTTGCGCAATATGACCCACAAGGGTGTGGCTCTGGCCGAGATGCAGCGTGTGCTCAAGCCGGGTGGCAAGTTGTTGGTGCTGGAGTTCTCCAAGGTGGCCGCACCGCTTGAGAAGATCTATGACTGGTATTCGTTCAAGGTCTTGCCCAAATTGGGCAAGTTGGTGGCGGGTGATGACTCAAGCTACCAGTACCTCGCAGAGTCGATTCGTATGCATCCGGGCCAGGCCGAATTGAAGACCATGATGCACAAAGGGGGTTTTGGCCATGTGGACTATCACAACCTGACTGGCGGTGTTGTGGCTTTGCATGTTGGAATCAAGTGCTGA
- a CDS encoding gamma-butyrobetaine hydroxylase-like domain-containing protein, producing the protein MAGLKTGAPTPQALTVHGQSRVLEVSFSDGANFRIPFELMRVYSPSAEVQGHGPGQETLQTGKRDVELEALEPVGNYAVQPRFSDGHDTGIFSWDYLYFLGSQQERLWQDYADRLKLAHADRDAPMVAKSGNACSSH; encoded by the coding sequence ATGGCAGGATTAAAAACTGGCGCTCCAACGCCTCAGGCGTTGACAGTCCACGGCCAGTCGCGGGTACTGGAGGTCAGTTTCTCTGATGGCGCAAACTTTCGCATCCCGTTTGAGTTGATGCGTGTGTACTCCCCGTCTGCCGAGGTGCAAGGCCATGGCCCCGGCCAAGAGACCTTGCAAACGGGCAAACGGGATGTTGAGCTCGAAGCGCTGGAACCTGTGGGCAACTACGCCGTGCAGCCGCGGTTTTCAGATGGCCACGACACCGGAATCTTCTCGTGGGACTATCTGTACTTTTTGGGCTCGCAGCAGGAGCGCCTGTGGCAGGACTATGCGGACCGGCTCAAACTGGCCCATGCGGACCGGGATGCGCCTATGGTGGCAAAATCGGGGAATGCCTGCTCCAGCCATTGA